The Episyrphus balteatus chromosome 4, idEpiBalt1.1, whole genome shotgun sequence genome includes a window with the following:
- the LOC129919763 gene encoding cysteine sulfinic acid decarboxylase gives MNQSVEEIRQRLPADWEALRKVYDLLKKSDVFCVSDNDVKIVEFVQPAELKKLIDLTISDDKSLNEAEILSLCRKVIQYSVKTSHSRFHNQLFGQMDPYGLFGSWITEALNTSAYTFEVGPVFSLIETEVIKKMCDICGYANGDGIFAPGGSVSNMYALVLARYKVCPDIKAKGIFGMKPLVLFTSEESHYSFKKAAHWLGFGTDNCVTVKTNSQGQMMAKDLEAKILQAQEQDKTPFFVNSTAGTTVLGAFDDLNEIADVCQRYGLWLHVDGCHGGSVLISKENRHLMNGLERSNSLAWNPHKALGAPLQCSMFLTQETELMSKCNSTEVKYLFQQDKFYDVSYDTGNKSVQCGRKIDCFKFWLMLKARSVNGLGSLVDHAVKMAKLFVSKMLQREGYRLVQDSFLYTNVCFWYIPKAMRGQEETSEWEAKLYEVAPKIKEKMIRSGSLMIGYSPLSYRGVGNFIRMIFTCYPVIDEDELDAILDEIEYLAEQD, from the exons ATGAATCAGTCGGTTGAGGAAATTCGCCAACGCTTGCCAGCTGATTGGGAGGCCTTACGGAAGGTCTACGATTTACTAAAGAAGTCGGACGTTTTTTGTGTTTCTGATAACGATGTGAAAATTGTGGAGTTCGTCCAGCCAGCTGAACTCAAG AAACTCATAGATCTTACAATTTCCGATGACAAGTCTTTGAATGAAGCCGAAATTCTATCCCTATGCCGTAAGGTAATTCAATATTCCGTCAAGACATCACATAGCCGATTCCATAATCAATTATTCGGTCAAATGGACCCCTACGGTCTATTTGGTTCCTGGATAACCGAGGCACTCAACACAAGTGC GTATACATTCGAAGTGGGTCCAGTTTTTTCACTCATCGAAACGGAAGTCATAAAGAAAATGTGCGACATTTGTGGATATGCTAATGGCGATGGTATATTTGCTCCCGGAGGATCAGTTTCAAATAT GTATGCTCTGGTTTTGGCCCGATATAAGGTTTGTCCTGACATAAAGGCGAAAGGAATTTTTGGTATGAAGCCTTTGGTGCTGTTCACCTCGGAAGAATCTCACTACAGTTTTAAAAAAGCCGCCCACTGGCTTGGTTTTGGCACAGATAATTGTGTAACTGTCAAAACCAACTCACAAGGCCAAATGATGGCCAAGGACCTAGAGGCAAAAATCTTACAGGCCCAAGAGCAAGACAAGACACCATTTTTTGTGAATTCAACAGCTGGAACGACAGTGTTGGGTGCATTCGATGACTTGAATGAGATTGCTGACGTTTGTCAACGTTATGGACTTTGGTTGCATGTCGAT GGATGCCATGGAGGATCTGTTCTTATTTCTAAGGAGAATCGCCATCTGATGAATGGCTTGGAGCGAAGTAATTCACTGGCTTGGAATCCGCACAAGGCTCTCGGTGCCCCTCTTCAATGTTCAATGTTTCTGACACAAGAAACGGAACTAATGTCAAAATGCAATAGCACCGAAGTGAAGTATCTTTTTCAGCAGGACAAGTTCTACGATGTCTCTTATGACACTGGCAACAAAAGTGTCCAATGTGGACGAAAGATCGACTGTTTCAAATTCTGGTTAATGCTCAAGGCTAGAAGTGTAAATGGATTGGGATCGCTGGTTGATCATGCCGTGAAAATGGCTAaattgtttgtttcaaagatgctTCAGAGAGAGGGATATCGTTTGGTGCAAGATTCATTTTTATAcacaaatgtttgtttttggtATATTCCGAAGGCAATGCGAGGTCAGGAGGAGACCAGTGAGTGGGAAGCCAAGTTGTATGAg GTTGCACCAAAAATCAAGGAGAAGATGATCCGAAGTGGAAGTCTTATGATTGGTTATTCACCGTTGTCTTATAGAGGAGTGGGTAATTTTATTCGAATGATCTTCACATGTTATCCGGTGATTGACGAGGATGAGCTGGATGCTATTCTTGATGAAATAGAATATTTGGCAGAACAGGattaa